A single region of the Microbulbifer sp. MKSA007 genome encodes:
- a CDS encoding [protein-PII] uridylyltransferase, with protein sequence MQPVSPPYFERPLFFFDQSRFRRDLSFGDKPTLEIFKDAVGAAERQMAERFREGEDVVTLVHERALFVDCLLHYAWHQFEWRDGIGLLAVGGYGRGELHPHSDIDLLILSSDHPTPDTIDNIERLVAFLWDLGLDIGHSVRNIEECLELAAKDITVATNLTESRTVVGDSTVGEQLTAQMEHKRLWPTEEFFKAKLAEQKKRHSNQQAAEYILEPNIKNSPGGLRDIQTIAWVAKYFFQVRTLKQLQGKAFFTEEEFAILQSGETFLWRVRYGLHLLAGRAEERLLFDYQRELAKQFGYVDSDTQLAVEQFMHNYYRIVMALQELNDVLLQYLGEAILQRKGSQLVIPLNERFQLRDGNIEVTHPQVFNQEPSALLEIFVLMANNPDISGVRASTIRLIREHRHLIDDQFRADPKNTQLFMQLLRSPRGLSTQLSRMTRYRILGRYLPEFGQVTGQMQHDLFHIYTVDAHTLQVVRNMRSFRSPEAREKFPIAADILERMRQPELLYIAGLYHDIAKGRGGDHSKLGVVDAAEFCQRHHLPARDRRLVCWLVEKHLLMSQVSQKQDISDPEVVHAFAREMGDREHLDYLYALTVADINATNPELWNSWRASLMRQLYQATRHALRRGLENPIDREEIIEETRCQAMEKLDAMGLPQASVENIWAQMGDDYFVRETADNITWHTSAIHELHSSPDTSQKDTLVLTRNSGPGEHDGATQVFVYTPDRANVFAAAVTGLDMLNLNVHDARLYNSASGYTLDTFYVLDEAGQPLLDEPQRLAQIRDTLQQELALVEDYSKIIQRRTPRRLKMFELKSQAHLSTEPGDHYSTLEITSADRPGLLARIARIFISHDLRLHNAKISTLGERVEDIFHITDAEGSPLTDIEANGALEKAICLELNNQDA encoded by the coding sequence ATGCAGCCAGTCAGCCCTCCCTACTTTGAACGCCCCCTGTTTTTCTTTGATCAGTCTCGTTTTCGCAGGGATTTAAGCTTCGGTGACAAACCCACTCTGGAGATATTCAAAGATGCTGTCGGCGCAGCCGAACGGCAAATGGCAGAGCGCTTTCGCGAAGGAGAGGACGTTGTCACACTGGTACACGAGCGCGCCCTGTTTGTGGACTGCCTTCTGCATTACGCCTGGCACCAGTTCGAGTGGAGAGACGGTATCGGGCTTCTCGCTGTGGGCGGATACGGGCGCGGAGAGCTGCACCCCCACTCCGATATCGATTTACTCATCCTCTCCAGCGATCACCCAACCCCGGATACCATCGACAACATAGAGCGCCTGGTAGCCTTTTTATGGGACCTGGGCTTGGATATCGGCCACTCTGTACGAAACATCGAGGAGTGCCTGGAGTTGGCCGCGAAGGACATCACCGTGGCCACCAACCTCACCGAATCTCGCACAGTTGTCGGCGACAGCACTGTTGGCGAGCAACTAACTGCACAAATGGAACACAAAAGGCTCTGGCCCACCGAAGAATTCTTCAAGGCCAAGCTCGCCGAACAGAAAAAGCGGCACAGCAATCAGCAGGCTGCTGAATATATTCTCGAGCCCAATATTAAGAACTCTCCCGGGGGCCTGCGGGATATCCAGACAATTGCCTGGGTTGCCAAATATTTTTTCCAGGTGCGCACCCTGAAGCAACTGCAGGGAAAGGCATTTTTTACCGAGGAAGAGTTCGCCATATTACAGTCCGGGGAAACCTTCCTCTGGCGTGTGCGCTACGGCTTGCACCTGCTCGCCGGCCGCGCGGAAGAGCGACTATTGTTTGACTACCAAAGAGAACTGGCGAAGCAATTCGGTTATGTAGATAGCGACACCCAGCTCGCCGTTGAGCAGTTTATGCACAACTACTACCGCATCGTGATGGCACTGCAGGAATTGAACGATGTACTTCTCCAATATCTCGGCGAAGCCATCCTTCAGCGCAAAGGCAGCCAGCTGGTCATTCCGCTAAATGAGCGATTCCAGCTGCGCGACGGCAATATTGAGGTTACCCACCCCCAGGTATTTAACCAGGAGCCCTCGGCCCTGCTCGAGATCTTCGTGCTGATGGCCAACAACCCGGATATTAGTGGGGTACGTGCCTCCACCATCCGCCTGATTCGCGAGCACCGACACCTGATCGACGACCAGTTCCGCGCAGATCCGAAAAATACCCAGTTGTTTATGCAGCTGCTTCGCTCACCCCGGGGCTTGTCGACACAGCTATCCCGAATGACCCGCTACCGCATTCTCGGGCGATACCTACCAGAATTTGGGCAGGTAACCGGGCAAATGCAGCACGACTTATTCCATATCTACACCGTGGATGCCCACACCTTGCAAGTTGTGCGCAATATGCGCAGCTTCCGGAGCCCCGAGGCGCGGGAAAAATTCCCGATTGCAGCGGACATTCTCGAGCGCATGCGCCAACCGGAACTGCTGTATATCGCCGGCCTCTACCACGATATCGCCAAAGGGCGCGGTGGCGACCACTCCAAACTGGGCGTTGTGGATGCAGCGGAATTCTGCCAGCGCCACCACCTGCCCGCCCGCGACCGGCGTCTGGTTTGCTGGCTTGTAGAAAAGCATCTATTGATGAGCCAGGTTTCTCAGAAGCAGGACATCAGTGATCCCGAAGTCGTGCACGCATTCGCCCGCGAGATGGGTGACCGCGAACACCTGGACTACCTGTACGCCCTCACTGTCGCAGATATCAATGCCACCAACCCGGAGCTCTGGAACAGCTGGCGGGCCAGTTTGATGCGCCAGCTCTACCAGGCCACCCGGCACGCCCTGCGCCGAGGCCTGGAAAACCCCATCGACCGGGAAGAAATCATCGAGGAAACCCGCTGCCAGGCAATGGAAAAACTGGACGCTATGGGACTTCCGCAAGCTTCGGTGGAAAATATCTGGGCACAAATGGGGGATGACTATTTTGTTCGCGAGACCGCTGACAATATCACCTGGCACACTTCAGCCATCCACGAACTGCACAGCAGCCCCGACACCAGCCAAAAAGACACCCTGGTTTTAACGCGAAACTCGGGGCCCGGCGAGCACGATGGCGCTACCCAGGTTTTTGTCTACACGCCTGATAGAGCCAACGTATTTGCCGCAGCGGTTACCGGGCTGGATATGCTCAACCTGAACGTTCACGATGCGCGCCTGTACAATTCTGCCTCTGGTTATACGCTGGATACTTTTTACGTGCTGGATGAAGCGGGCCAACCGCTACTGGACGAACCCCAGCGCCTAGCGCAGATTCGCGACACTCTACAGCAGGAGTTGGCCCTGGTTGAGGACTACTCAAAGATCATTCAGCGACGTACGCCCCGCCGCCTTAAAATGTTTGAATTGAAGAGCCAGGCTCATCTCTCCACTGAGCCCGGCGATCATTACAGCACCCTGGAAATTACCAGTGCCGACAGACCCGGCTTGCTGGCCCGCATCGCGCGTATTTTTATTTCCCACGATCTGCGCCTGCACAATGCAAAAATTTCGACACTCGGCGAACGAGTCGAAGATATTTTTCACATTACCGACGCCGAGGGATCACCACTTACCGACATCGAGGCCAACGGCGCACTGGAAAAAGCCATTTGCCTGGAACTGAACAACCAAGACGCCTAA
- the rpsB gene encoding 30S ribosomal protein S2: MPQVSMRDMLQAGVHFGHQTRYWNPKMGQFIFGARNKIHIINLEHTVPAFNEALQIIKGMTAQKKKIMFVGTKRAAQKSIKEQAERCGQPYVSNRWLGGMLTNYKTIRASIKRFRELEAQSQDGTFEKLTKKEALMRTRAMDKLERSIGGIKDMGGLPDAIFVIDVEHERIAIQEANKLGIPVIGVVDTNSDPAGVDYVIPGNDDAIRAIKLYTTAVADAVLAGAAEAGNTVAKDEYVEANDDEAAAE, from the coding sequence ATGCCGCAAGTAAGTATGCGCGATATGCTGCAGGCTGGTGTTCACTTTGGTCACCAGACCCGCTACTGGAACCCGAAGATGGGTCAATTCATCTTTGGTGCCCGCAACAAGATTCACATCATCAACCTTGAGCACACTGTACCGGCTTTCAACGAAGCCCTGCAGATCATCAAGGGCATGACTGCTCAAAAGAAAAAGATTATGTTTGTTGGCACCAAGCGTGCTGCACAGAAGTCTATCAAAGAGCAGGCAGAGCGTTGTGGCCAGCCTTACGTCAGCAACCGCTGGCTGGGTGGTATGCTCACCAACTACAAAACCATCCGCGCTTCCATCAAGCGTTTCCGTGAGCTGGAAGCCCAGTCTCAGGACGGTACTTTCGAGAAGCTGACCAAGAAAGAAGCTCTGATGCGTACCCGTGCCATGGATAAGCTTGAGCGCTCCATCGGTGGTATCAAGGATATGGGTGGCCTGCCTGACGCGATCTTCGTAATCGACGTTGAGCACGAGCGCATTGCTATCCAGGAAGCTAACAAGCTGGGTATCCCCGTAATCGGTGTTGTCGACACCAACAGCGATCCCGCTGGTGTTGATTACGTGATCCCCGGTAACGACGACGCTATCCGCGCAATCAAGCTGTACACCACAGCTGTAGCCGACGCAGTACTTGCTGGCGCTGCAGAAGCTGGTAACACCGTTGCGAAGGACGAGTACGTCGAAGCTAACGATGACGAAGCCGCTGCAGAGTAA
- the nth gene encoding endonuclease III → MAVKNLLKQERVTYILQRLEELYPETPVPLDHKDSYTLLVAVLLSAQCTDERVNQITPALWQLADNPRDMAQVPVEEIQKVIRPCGLSPQKSKAISKLSQILINEYHGEVPENMAALETLPGVGHKTASVVMSQAFGHPAFPVDTHIHRLAQRWGLTNGKNVTQTEKDLKRLFPRDKWNKLHLQIIFYGREFCSARGCDGTVCEICTTCYPNRKNPKKTKKA, encoded by the coding sequence ATGGCAGTAAAAAATCTACTCAAGCAAGAGCGCGTTACTTATATTTTGCAGCGCCTGGAGGAACTCTACCCGGAAACTCCCGTTCCTCTCGATCACAAAGACTCCTATACCCTGTTGGTTGCGGTACTCCTATCCGCGCAATGCACCGATGAGCGTGTCAACCAGATAACCCCTGCGCTCTGGCAGCTGGCAGACAACCCCAGGGATATGGCGCAGGTCCCAGTAGAGGAGATCCAGAAAGTCATTCGCCCCTGTGGCCTCTCACCGCAAAAATCCAAAGCCATCAGCAAGCTCTCGCAGATCCTGATCAACGAATACCACGGCGAAGTGCCCGAGAATATGGCCGCACTGGAGACCCTGCCCGGGGTCGGACACAAGACGGCGAGCGTGGTTATGTCACAGGCTTTTGGGCACCCGGCGTTTCCCGTCGATACTCACATTCACAGATTGGCCCAGCGCTGGGGCCTGACGAATGGCAAAAATGTCACCCAGACGGAAAAAGACCTGAAGCGGCTGTTCCCAAGAGACAAGTGGAATAAATTGCACCTGCAGATTATTTTCTACGGTCGCGAGTTCTGCTCTGCGCGAGGCTGCGACGGCACCGTCTGTGAAATCTGCACAACCTGCTACCCCAACCGTAAAAACCCCAAGAAAACCAAAAAGGCGTAA
- the dapC gene encoding succinyldiaminopimelate transaminase: MNPNLEQLQPYPFTKLQALKEGLQAADKPHIALSIGEPKHAPPEFVSAELVRHLDKLAAYPLTKGIEPLRQAIANWLSQRFQLSNVSTDSQVLPVNGTREALFAFAQATVSAGSKVLMPNPFYQIYEGAALLAGAQPHFINCVAENQFKPDFTSVPESVWQQCELLYLCSPGNPTGALLEAEDFKQLIEKADRYDFTIASDECYSELYFDESSPPVGLLQACEEMGRTDFRRCVVFHSLSKRSNLPGLRSGFVAGDADLLQKFLLYRTYHGCAMPLPNQYASIAAWQDEEHVRQNRALYSEKFSSVLEILDGCLEVQQPQASFYLWPKVGDGERFAKELYEAQNITVLPGAFLARDSIGLNPGREYVRLALVATLQECIDAAHRIKAFCR, translated from the coding sequence ATGAACCCAAATCTGGAACAGCTGCAGCCCTATCCATTTACCAAGCTGCAAGCCCTGAAAGAGGGCCTCCAAGCGGCGGACAAACCGCATATTGCACTATCCATCGGTGAGCCCAAGCATGCGCCACCGGAGTTTGTCAGTGCAGAGCTTGTTCGACACCTGGACAAGCTTGCCGCCTACCCACTGACCAAGGGAATAGAGCCCCTGCGGCAGGCGATCGCCAATTGGCTGAGCCAGCGTTTTCAGCTATCCAATGTGAGCACAGATAGCCAGGTGCTGCCGGTCAACGGGACCCGGGAAGCACTTTTTGCATTCGCCCAGGCGACCGTTTCCGCAGGCAGCAAAGTCCTGATGCCCAATCCCTTCTACCAGATCTATGAGGGCGCGGCCCTTCTCGCCGGGGCGCAGCCGCACTTTATTAACTGTGTAGCAGAAAACCAATTCAAACCAGATTTCACCTCGGTGCCGGAATCGGTTTGGCAGCAATGCGAATTGCTTTACCTCTGCTCTCCCGGCAACCCCACCGGCGCTCTTCTCGAAGCTGAAGATTTTAAACAGCTGATAGAGAAGGCAGACCGCTACGATTTCACCATCGCCTCCGATGAATGTTATTCGGAGCTGTATTTTGACGAGTCATCACCGCCGGTAGGATTATTACAGGCCTGCGAGGAAATGGGGCGAACAGACTTTCGCCGCTGTGTAGTATTCCACAGCCTATCAAAGCGCTCGAACTTACCCGGGCTTCGCTCGGGCTTCGTCGCCGGTGATGCCGATCTGCTGCAAAAGTTTTTGCTCTATCGAACTTACCACGGCTGCGCCATGCCGCTGCCCAATCAATATGCTTCGATCGCAGCCTGGCAGGATGAGGAACACGTCCGCCAGAATCGCGCGCTTTACAGTGAAAAGTTTTCTTCAGTTCTCGAAATTCTCGACGGCTGCCTAGAGGTACAACAGCCACAGGCAAGCTTTTACCTATGGCCCAAGGTCGGGGATGGTGAGCGTTTTGCCAAGGAACTCTACGAGGCGCAAAATATCACGGTACTTCCCGGTGCATTTCTCGCCCGCGATAGCATCGGCTTGAACCCCGGTCGCGAGTATGTGCGTCTGGCACTGGTAGCGACACTGCAAGAGTGCATCGACGCAGCGCACCGTATAAAGGCATTTTGCAGGTAA
- the tsf gene encoding translation elongation factor Ts: MAITASMVKELRERTGLPMMECKKALTAADGDIEKAIEDLRKASGLKAAKKAGRTAADGVVAAKVAEDGSYGVLVEVNSETDFVARDENFQAFVAKVVEKAFADRQQDVAALMEGELETAREALVQKIGENIGVRRIELVEAPVVGAYVHSNNRIAALVALSGGEIELAKDVAMHVTAVNPQVNKPEDMPADVLEKEKDIIKAQPDMEGKPAEIVEKMMGGRIKKFLKENSLVEQPFVKNPDVSIGKLVKDAGADVVSFVRYEVGEGIEKEEVDFAAEVAAQVKSSS, from the coding sequence ATGGCGATTACCGCGTCTATGGTAAAAGAACTGCGCGAGCGTACCGGCCTGCCGATGATGGAGTGTAAGAAAGCTCTGACGGCTGCTGATGGCGACATCGAAAAGGCGATTGAAGACCTGCGCAAAGCCTCCGGCCTGAAGGCCGCTAAGAAAGCTGGCCGCACCGCTGCTGACGGCGTTGTTGCCGCTAAAGTTGCAGAAGACGGCAGCTACGGCGTACTGGTTGAAGTGAACTCCGAGACTGACTTCGTTGCTCGCGATGAAAACTTCCAGGCGTTTGTTGCCAAGGTTGTGGAGAAGGCATTTGCCGATCGCCAGCAAGACGTAGCTGCCCTGATGGAAGGCGAGCTGGAAACTGCTCGTGAAGCACTGGTTCAGAAAATCGGTGAGAACATCGGCGTGCGTCGTATCGAGCTGGTTGAAGCCCCAGTTGTAGGTGCTTACGTTCACTCCAACAACCGCATCGCTGCCCTGGTAGCTCTGAGCGGTGGAGAGATCGAGCTGGCCAAAGATGTTGCCATGCACGTGACTGCGGTTAACCCGCAGGTGAACAAGCCGGAAGATATGCCTGCTGACGTCCTGGAAAAAGAAAAGGACATCATCAAGGCTCAGCCGGATATGGAAGGCAAGCCGGCTGAAATCGTAGAGAAAATGATGGGTGGCCGCATCAAGAAGTTCCTGAAAGAGAACAGCTTGGTAGAGCAGCCTTTTGTTAAGAACCCGGACGTAAGCATTGGCAAACTGGTTAAAGATGCCGGTGCCGATGTGGTTTCCTTTGTTCGCTACGAAGTGGGTGAAGGTATCGAGAAGGAAGAGGTGGATTTCGCAGCGGAAGTTGCGGCCCAGGTTAAGTCCTCTTCTTAA
- the pyrH gene encoding UMP kinase, which produces MPGIKDRKYKRILLKLSGEELMGDQGFGISPKVLDKMALEIGQLVGIGVQVGLVVGGGNLFRGAALSAAGLDRVTGDHMGMLATVMNALALRDALERSDISSRVMSSIQMSGIVDHYDRRAAIRYLERGEVLIFAAGTGNPFFTTDSAACLRGIEIEAELVLKATKVDGVYSADPKLDPTATRYDQLTYDEVLDKKLGVMDLTAICLCREHNMPVRVFRMDKSGALLNIVVGGVEGTLIEEEVKS; this is translated from the coding sequence ATGCCCGGTATTAAAGACCGCAAGTATAAGAGAATTTTGTTAAAGCTCAGCGGCGAAGAGCTGATGGGTGATCAGGGTTTCGGTATCAGTCCCAAGGTGCTGGACAAAATGGCCCTGGAGATTGGGCAGCTGGTCGGTATTGGGGTCCAGGTGGGTTTGGTTGTTGGCGGCGGCAACCTGTTCCGTGGGGCTGCGTTGAGCGCTGCAGGTCTCGACCGTGTGACCGGTGATCACATGGGAATGCTGGCCACGGTAATGAACGCCCTGGCACTGCGCGATGCCCTGGAAAGATCTGACATCTCCTCGAGAGTGATGTCTTCGATTCAAATGAGCGGTATTGTCGATCACTACGATCGCCGTGCGGCTATTCGCTACCTGGAGCGTGGCGAAGTTCTGATTTTTGCTGCCGGTACCGGCAACCCTTTCTTTACCACTGATTCTGCAGCTTGTCTGCGCGGTATCGAAATTGAAGCCGAATTGGTTTTGAAGGCGACCAAGGTCGATGGCGTCTACTCTGCTGATCCCAAACTCGACCCGACAGCAACTCGCTATGACCAGTTGACTTACGATGAGGTTCTCGACAAGAAGCTCGGCGTGATGGATTTGACCGCTATCTGCCTGTGTCGCGAACACAATATGCCTGTACGTGTATTCCGCATGGATAAAAGCGGAGCGCTGTTAAATATTGTGGTTGGCGGCGTGGAAGGCACCTTAATTGAAGAGGAAGTGAAATCGTGA
- the map gene encoding type I methionyl aminopeptidase: MTSAIKTPEQIAKMRTAGRLAAEVLEMIGEYVVPGVTTEELDRRCHEHIVKVQKAIPACLGYRGFPKSICTSVNEVVCHGIPSESKILKKGDIINIDVTVIKDGWYGDTSKMFFAGKPAAHAERLVQITQECMYKAIEIVRPGTTLGDIGHVIQQHAEKNYYSVVRDFCGHGIGDVFHEDPQILHYGQPGTGEVLKEGMTFTIEPMINAGKAATRVLGDGWTAVTKDRRLSAQWEHTMAVTSDGVEVLTARSEENF; this comes from the coding sequence ATGACCTCAGCCATTAAGACCCCAGAACAAATCGCCAAGATGCGCACCGCAGGCCGCCTCGCCGCAGAGGTGCTGGAAATGATTGGCGAGTATGTCGTTCCAGGAGTCACTACCGAAGAACTGGATCGACGCTGCCACGAACACATCGTGAAGGTACAGAAAGCGATCCCGGCCTGCCTCGGTTATCGCGGCTTCCCAAAATCTATATGCACTTCCGTCAACGAAGTGGTGTGTCACGGTATCCCCTCCGAGAGCAAAATTCTCAAGAAGGGCGACATCATTAATATCGATGTGACCGTTATCAAAGATGGCTGGTACGGTGACACCAGCAAGATGTTCTTTGCCGGCAAGCCCGCCGCCCACGCTGAACGCCTGGTACAAATCACCCAGGAGTGCATGTACAAGGCCATCGAAATTGTCCGCCCCGGCACTACCCTCGGCGATATTGGCCACGTCATCCAGCAGCACGCTGAGAAAAACTATTACTCAGTGGTACGCGACTTCTGCGGACACGGCATCGGCGACGTCTTCCATGAAGACCCACAAATTCTTCACTACGGTCAGCCGGGAACTGGTGAAGTGCTCAAAGAGGGCATGACCTTCACCATTGAACCCATGATTAACGCAGGCAAAGCGGCCACGCGCGTGCTGGGAGATGGCTGGACTGCGGTAACCAAGGACCGCCGTCTCTCCGCCCAATGGGAACACACCATGGCAGTGACTAGCGACGGGGTAGAAGTACTCACAGCACGTAGCGAGGAGAACTTCTAA
- the frr gene encoding ribosome recycling factor, protein MIEDIKTDAKARMGKALDALAGNFNKIRTGRAHPSILDGIHVSYYGSDTPLSQVANVTVEDARTLSVTPWEKNLVPDIEKAIMKSDLGLNPSTAGAVIRIPMPMLTEETRKNFTRQAKSEAETARVSIRNIRRDALADVKSLVKDKEISEDDERRASDDIQKITDQFVADVDKALAAKEKDLMEI, encoded by the coding sequence GTGATTGAAGATATAAAAACAGACGCGAAAGCTCGTATGGGTAAGGCACTTGATGCCCTGGCTGGAAATTTCAACAAGATTCGCACCGGCCGTGCACACCCGAGTATTCTCGATGGCATCCACGTCTCCTATTACGGTTCTGATACTCCGTTATCTCAGGTTGCCAATGTTACTGTTGAGGATGCGCGCACTCTTTCCGTAACTCCCTGGGAGAAAAACCTGGTCCCGGATATCGAAAAGGCCATTATGAAGTCCGATTTGGGCCTCAACCCCAGCACAGCTGGTGCGGTTATCCGTATTCCAATGCCTATGCTGACCGAAGAGACCCGCAAGAACTTCACTCGCCAGGCAAAAAGTGAGGCAGAGACGGCGCGGGTTTCCATTCGCAATATTCGTCGCGATGCGCTGGCGGACGTGAAGTCACTGGTCAAGGACAAGGAAATTTCTGAGGACGATGAGCGTCGCGCAAGTGACGACATTCAGAAAATTACCGATCAGTTTGTCGCTGATGTGGACAAAGCACTGGCAGCGAAAGAAAAAGATCTGATGGAAATTTAA